The following are encoded in a window of Rosa chinensis cultivar Old Blush chromosome 4, RchiOBHm-V2, whole genome shotgun sequence genomic DNA:
- the LOC112199557 gene encoding uncharacterized protein At4g14100, with amino-acid sequence MSSSIAKLNTSFIAILILLTSPLSSSSLPNGTLQIIDLWYDWPSGRNFNIVQDQLGSILYDLEWNNGTSFFYSLDSSKSCSSVQLEVGILRPNWFDGAEYMGQRHVDGLLCNVWTKVDFLQYYEEVVTKRPVLWVFYTGREAHAMTFEVGAVLEDAKWQAPVYCFDKKAESDNKGAGFSITGSIYGRIDKKSFHGDLIFFLVIFIFYSCDPMVL; translated from the exons ATGTCTTCTTCCATAGCCAAACTCAACACCTCCTTCATCGCAATCCTCATCCTCCTcacctctcctctctcctcctcaTCTCTCCCTAACGGAACCCTCCAGATAATCGACCTCTGGTATGACTGGCCCAGCGGTCGAAACTTCAACATCGTACAGGATCAGCTGGGTTCAATCCTCTACGACCTCGAATGGAACAACGGCACCTCCTTCTTCTACAGCTTAGACTCTTCCAAAAGCTGCAGCAGCGTTCAACTTGAAGTAGGTATTCTCCGCCCCAATTGGTTCGACGGAGCTGAGTATATGGGTCAGCGCCACGTGGATGGGCTCCTCTGCAACGTTTGGACCAAGGTCGATTTTCTTCAGTATTATGAGGAAGTTGTCACCAAGAGGCCTGTTCTTTGGGTCTTTTACACAG GGAGGGAGGCACATGCGATGACATTTGAGGTCGGAGCTGTGCTCGAAGATGCAAAGTGGCAAGCTCCTGTCTACTGTTTTGATAAGAAAGCTGAAAGTGATAACAAGGGAGCAGGGTTTTCTATCACTGGTTCTATATATGGACGGATTGATAAGAAGTCCTTTCATggggatttgattttttttttagtgatcTTCATTTTCTATTCATGTGATCCAATGGTACTCTAA
- the LOC112197510 gene encoding E3 ubiquitin-protein ligase At3g02290, with protein sequence MGSLCCCPCGDEFEEYALPSNPVYRHCACLRYFFHQLFSGYSAPFQRLDGRSVPSPNQGATSSVPSGTGTTVANNSSNETQFSVAGPSPFDADQRYSRLQRDGLISRREKSMTHLQEDAQQVRRSSSGTESLGSGKKRNGVDTEEDCKLGQSETSEKDLASKVAYGLTYVQPSSEDDDVCPTCLDDYTPENPKITTRCSHHFHLGCIYEWLERSESCPMCGKEMEFCESP encoded by the exons ATGGGTTCTCTTTGCTGCTGTCCATGTGGTGATGAATTTGAAGAATATGCTCTTCCAAGCAATCCAGTGTACAGGCATTGCGCGTGCCTCAGATACTTCTTCCACCAGCTATTCAGCGGG TATAGTGCACCGTTTCAAAGGCTTGATGGGAGATCAGTTCCATCACCTAACCAAGGGGCTACTTCTTCTGTCCCATCTGGAACCGGCACAACAGTAGCTAATAACTCCTCAAATGAGACTCAATTCTCAGTGGCCGGGCCATCACCCTTTGATGCCGATCAGAGGTACTCACGTTTGCAGCGCGACGGCTTGATCTCTAGGCGTGAGAAGTCAATGACACATTTGCAGGAAGATGCACAGCAAGTGAGAAGAAGCAGTTCTGGGACAGAGTCCCTGGGTTCAGGGAAGAAACGGAATGGAGTTGATACTGAAGAAGATTGTAAGTTAGGTCAATCAGAGACCTCAGAAAAGGATCTAGCATCAAAAGTCGCATATGGACTAACTTATGTGCAGCCATCTTCTGAAGATGATGATGTCTGCCCTACATGTCTTGATG ATTATACCCCTGAAAATCCTAAAATCACAACAAGATGTTCTCACCATTTCCATCTTGGCTGTATTTATGAGTGGTTGGAAAGAAGTGAAAGTTGTCCAATGTGTGGAAAG GAGATGGAGTTCTGTGAAAGCCCCTAA
- the LOC112197509 gene encoding protein NRT1/ PTR FAMILY 6.1 — MGSREIKSPEGGIETPASLEEQYSDTNPRKKLGFYFIESDDRRTAFGRGYTGGTTPVNIHGKPIADLSKTGGWFAAFFIFGNEMAERMAYFGLSVNMVAFMFYVMHRPFSSASNAVNNFLGISQASSVLGGFLADAYLGRYWTIAIFTTIYLAGLTGITLCATMDALKPNQDQCEQISLLLGSCEPAKSWQMLYLYSVLYLTGFGAAGIRPCVSSFGADQFDETTPDYKSHLDRFFNFFYLSVTIGAIIAFTAVVYIQMELGWGLAFGSLAIAMGISNFVFFLGTPLYRHRLPGGSPLTRVAQVLVAAYRKRKASFSSSELIGLYEVPGKHSAIKGSRKIDHTNDFRCLDKAALQLKEDGVDPSPWRLCTVTQVEEVKILLKLIPVPACTTMLSVVLTEYLTLSVQQAYTLNTHMGHLKLPVTCMPVFPGLSIFLILSLYYSTFVPLSRRITGHPHGASQLQRVGIGLAVSILSVAWAAIFERYRRNYAIKHDYEVSFLTAMPGLSAYWLLIQYCLIGIAEVFCIVGLLEFLYEEAPDAMKSIGSAYAALAGGLGCFIASILNSIVKSVTGSTEKPSWLSQNINTGRFDYFYWLLTVLSVINFCIFLYSAHRYKYRAEQQTVTKIKELIHG; from the exons ATGGGAAGTAGAGAGATCAAGTCCCCTGAAGGAGGGATAGAGACACCAGCTAGTTTGGAGGAACAATATTCGGACACAAATCCGAGGAAGAAGCTTGGTTTTTACTTCATAGAATCCGATGACAGGAGGACAGCTTTCGGACGGGGATATACCGGAGGAACAACACCGGTTAATATCCACGGCAAACCAATCGCTGATCTTTCCAAAACGGGTGGTTGGTTTGCTGCCTTCTTCATATTTG GAAATGAAATGGCCGAGAGAATGGCTTATTTTGGCCTCTCAGTCAATATGGTGGCCTTCATGTTCTATGTTATGCATAGACCCTTTAGCAGTGCATCAAATGCAGTTAACAATTTCTTGGGGATATCACAAGCTTCTTCTGTTCTTGGTGGCTTTCTGGCTGATGCATATCTTGGTCGATACTGGACTATAGCAATCTTCACAACTATCTATCTTGCA GGTTTGACTGGGATAACCTTATGTGCAACAATGGACGCTTTGAAACCGAACCAAGATCAATGTGAACAGATATCCCTTCTTTTAGGCAGTTGTGAGCCAGCAAAATCATGGCAGATGCTTTATCTCTACTCCGTTCTCTACTTAACTGGATTTGGAGCTGCTGGTATAAGGCCATGTGTGTCATCTTTTGGGGCAGACCAGTTCGATGAAACAACCCCGGATTACAAGTCTCACCTGGATAGGTTTTTCAACTTCTTCTATCTGTCTGTCACCATTGGAGCTATTATAGCCTTCACTGCAGTAGTGTACATTCAAATGGAACTTGGTTGGGGACTTGCCTTTGGGTCACTGGCAATAGCTATGGGTATATCGAACTTTGTGTTCTTTCTTGGTACACCTCTATACCGGCATAGACTGCCTGGAGGCAGCCCTCTGACACGTGTTGCGCAAGTATTGGTGGCCGCCTACAGGAAGAGGAAGGCTTCTTTCTCTAGCAGTGAGTTAATAGGCTTGTATGAGGTTCCTGGAAAACATTCTGCTATAAAGGGTAGCAGAAAGATTGATCACACCAACGATTTTAG ATGTTTAGACAAAGCAGCTCTGCAGCTGAAGGAAGACGGCGTGGACCCAAGTCCTTGGAGGCTTTGCACTGTGACTCAAGTAGAGGAAGTAAAGATTCTATTGAAACTTATTCCAGTCCCAGCTTGCACAACAATGCTGAGTGTAGTCTTAACTGAGTATCTGACTCTCTCGGTTCAGCAAGCATACACTTTAAATACCCATATGGGTCACCTCAAGCTTCCTGTAACATGCATGCCAGTATTTCCAGGCCTCAGCATATTTCTCATACTATCCCTATATTACTCTACATTCGTCCCCCTGTCGCGGCGCATCACAGGTCATCCTCACGGTGCTTCTCAGCTACAGAGGGTGGGCATAGGTCTGGCAGTTTCAATCCTATCCGTGGCATGGGCTGCGATTTTTGAAAGGTACCGAAGAAACTATGCAATAAAGCATGACTATGAGGTTAGTTTCTTAACTGCAATGCCTGGCCTAAGTGCATACTGGTTGTTGATCCAGTACTGCCTCATTGGCATAGCTGAAGTGTTTTGCATAGTGGGATTACTAGAATTCCTCTATGAGGAAGCCCCAGATGCCATGAAAAGTATCGGATCTGCTTACGCTGCACTAGCCGGGGGTTTAGGGTGCTTTATAGCCAGCATATTGAACAGCATCGTCAAATCTGTCACAGGCAGCACAGAGAAACCATCTTGGCTGTCACAGAATATCAATACTGGTAGATTTGATTATTTCTACTGGCTACTTACAGTTCTGAGTGTAATTAATTTCTGCATATTTCTGTATTCGGCACATAGGTACAAGTACAGGGCAGAGCAGCAAACTGTAACCAAGATTAAAGAACTCATCCATGGATAA
- the LOC112199831 gene encoding uncharacterized protein At4g14100: MPSIAKTITTSFITILILLTSPLSSSPLPHEQDPTPTPWPHQFHSILVMNYTGTLEIIDLWYDWPNGRNFNIIQHQLGSVLYDLEWNNGTSFFYSLDSSKNCRSSQVEVGILRPNWLDGAEYLGQRHVDGFLCNVWNKVDFLLYYEDVVTKRPVHWAFYTGREAHVMTFEVGAALEDAEWQAPIYCFDKKAESDNKGAEFPITGPSVGGLLRGPFRIGM, encoded by the exons ATGCCTTCCATAGCCAAAACCATCACCACCTCCTTCATTACAATCCTCATCCTCCTcacctctcctctctcctcctcaCCCCTCCCACATGAACAAGACCCAACACCAACCCCATGGCCCCATCAATTCCATTCAATTCTGGTGATGAACTACACCGGAACCCTCGAAATTATCGACCTCTGGTATGACTGGCCCAACGGTCGAAACTTCAACATCATACAGCACCAGCTGGGTTCAGTCCTCTACGACCTCGAATGGAACAACGGCACCTCCTTCTTCTACAGCTTAGACTCTTCCAAAAACTGCAGAAGCTCTCAAGTTGAAGTGGGTATTCTCCGCCCAAATTGGCTCGACGGAGCTGAGTATCTGGGTCAGCGCCACGTGGATGGGTTCCTCTGCAACGTTTGGAACAAGGTCGATTTTCTTCTGTATTATGAGGATGTTGTCACCAAGAGGCCTGTTCATTGGGCCTTTTACACAG GGAGGGAGGCACATGTGATGACATTTGAGGTTGGAGCTGCGCTTGAAGATGCAGAGTGGCAAGCTCCTATCTACTGTTTTGATAAGAAAGCTGAAAGTGATAACAAGGGAGCAGAGTTTCCGATCACTGGTCCTTCTGTGGGTGGACTGCTACGAGGTCCGTTTCGAATTgggatgtaa